One Paraburkholderia aromaticivorans genomic region harbors:
- a CDS encoding DsbA family protein, producing the protein MKLIFVGDPMCSWCYGFHKEMTTLVEPMPDLEVQVVLGGLAAGSTQVLDDAGKQFRLTHWARVEQLSGAQFNREALLARKNFVYDTEPVCRAVVTARLIKPAANLLTVFGAFQRAFYVDGLDTTNGKVLAEIGASALKAAGFDVDAEAFFTVWSSDEAIQATRADFALTRRLGVSGFPSLFVEQNGKIGQLSSGYATAASVQQTLMRLAA; encoded by the coding sequence ATGAAACTCATATTTGTAGGCGATCCAATGTGCTCCTGGTGTTATGGCTTCCACAAGGAGATGACAACCCTCGTAGAGCCAATGCCCGACCTTGAAGTACAGGTGGTGCTGGGTGGCCTGGCCGCGGGCTCCACACAGGTTCTGGACGACGCAGGCAAGCAGTTTCGCCTGACGCACTGGGCCCGCGTCGAGCAACTGAGCGGCGCGCAATTCAATCGTGAAGCGTTGCTTGCGAGGAAGAACTTTGTGTATGACACTGAACCGGTCTGCCGCGCGGTGGTAACGGCCCGTCTGATCAAGCCCGCGGCCAATCTGCTGACGGTCTTCGGCGCGTTCCAGCGGGCATTCTATGTCGATGGACTTGATACCACGAATGGCAAGGTTCTGGCAGAGATCGGCGCGTCGGCGTTGAAGGCTGCGGGGTTTGACGTCGACGCCGAGGCGTTTTTCACCGTCTGGTCCTCGGACGAAGCGATACAGGCCACTCGCGCGGATTTCGCGCTGACCCGCCGGTTGGGTGTGTCGGGCTTCCCATCGTTGTTTGTTGAGCAGAACGGAAAGATTGGGCAGCTCAGTTCGGGCTACGCTACGGCGGCCAGTGTTCAACAGACGCTCATGCGCCTGGCCGCATAA
- a CDS encoding DUF3331 domain-containing protein yields the protein MPGTSHLPHLKVSLIERTTSLTVTIAWRDPTSCFYGAQVWRLANAKVSGTCVLSGQRIRRGDRIFHPQRSKPAPVNARAMILESALNAIEPLQTSQI from the coding sequence ATGCCAGGCACTAGTCACTTACCTCATCTGAAGGTGAGTCTGATTGAGCGGACCACCTCGCTCACCGTGACCATTGCATGGCGGGACCCCACGAGCTGCTTCTACGGCGCCCAGGTCTGGCGGCTCGCGAACGCCAAGGTGTCAGGAACATGCGTGTTGAGCGGGCAACGGATCAGACGCGGGGACCGCATATTTCATCCGCAGCGCTCGAAACCTGCGCCGGTCAATGCCCGCGCGATGATCCTCGAATCGGCCCTCAACGCGATTGAGCCGTTGCAGACAAGCCAGATCTAG
- a CDS encoding LysR family transcriptional regulator has translation MLRAFVAAARYQSFSKAAESLNVTTGSVSKAIAKLEGCIQTRVLLRTTRSVSLTEAAQPYYQSCCRLLEELDEANRRITRSREVDSGKLRLIVHPMLMSETFARLVRGYHAIAPNVNLIVSVQEGAANLYDGRFDMAILPPHLVEQSAVIRRTLSKSQRIFVAAPAYLEQYGIPKAAAELNHHFLLLDTDSRKKGVDVVELLESETRVSVSPMSSMDGNEILLRAAALMGTGIAALPETMVREDIEAGRLTHILPLCTTFDSKVEICLFYSHRELLPARLRTFVDYCTQFFRSSARYDVKDAATVLPLNDYREDYSWRPAELRYARPSPFESVGR, from the coding sequence ATGTTGCGTGCATTCGTTGCTGCCGCACGATATCAAAGCTTTAGCAAGGCTGCGGAGTCGCTGAATGTGACCACGGGGTCGGTATCGAAAGCGATCGCCAAGCTCGAAGGGTGCATCCAGACGAGGGTCTTGCTCAGGACAACGAGGTCTGTTTCTTTGACTGAAGCGGCGCAGCCCTACTATCAGAGTTGCTGCCGTTTGCTCGAAGAACTCGACGAAGCGAATCGTCGCATTACGCGCTCGCGTGAAGTCGACAGCGGAAAGCTGCGGCTGATCGTGCATCCGATGCTGATGAGTGAAACCTTTGCGCGCCTGGTGCGGGGCTATCACGCCATTGCTCCCAATGTGAATCTGATCGTTTCCGTTCAGGAGGGGGCCGCCAACCTGTATGACGGCCGATTCGACATGGCGATTCTTCCGCCGCATCTAGTCGAGCAATCTGCCGTGATTCGCCGCACGTTGTCGAAGTCACAGCGCATCTTCGTCGCGGCGCCCGCTTATCTGGAGCAGTACGGTATTCCCAAAGCCGCCGCCGAGCTGAACCATCACTTTCTCCTGCTGGACACGGATTCACGGAAGAAAGGCGTGGACGTCGTCGAACTGCTTGAGAGCGAAACACGGGTGAGCGTGTCTCCCATGTCGTCGATGGACGGGAACGAAATATTGCTTAGAGCAGCGGCACTGATGGGGACCGGCATTGCCGCATTGCCTGAAACCATGGTGCGGGAGGATATCGAAGCCGGGCGCCTGACGCATATCCTGCCGCTGTGCACGACATTCGACAGCAAGGTTGAAATCTGTCTCTTCTACTCGCACCGGGAACTGCTTCCGGCGAGGCTCAGGACATTCGTCGATTATTGCACCCAGTTTTTCAGATCATCGGCTCGATATGACGTGAAGGACGCAGCGACTGTTCTGCCGCTGAATGACTATCGGGAAGACTACAGCTGGCGGCCGGCTGAGTTGCGGTATGCGCGGCCTTCACCGTTCGAATCGGTGGGCCGGTGA